In Flavivirga abyssicola, the following are encoded in one genomic region:
- the feoB gene encoding ferrous iron transport protein B, whose protein sequence is MSKQINVALIGNPNTGKTSVFNALTGLNQKVGNYPGITVEKKEGICKLPRGVKAHIIDLPGTYSLNASSLDENVVIELLLNKNDKDFPDIAVVVSDVENLKRNLLLFTQIKDLEIPTLLVINMADRMSYKGISLDIDYLETHLETKIALISTRKNEGIDNLKNLIANFKDLSVTPCINASEIDQDYFDNLRKAFPNQLLYKLWLVITQDVNFGKTDRKEIDAVANFKTKSKGDLKRLQQKETIKRYQFINNVLKKGQTIDITQAKDLRTKLDRILTHKVWGYAIFFIILLVIFQAIYDWSSVPMDFIDTVFASLSEWIKNILPNGAFTNLLAEGIIPGLGGIVIFIPQIAFLFLFIAVLEESGYMSRVVFLMDRVMRRFGLSGKSVVPLISGTACAIPAIMATRNIENWKERLITILVTPFTTCSARLPVYLIIISLVIPEGRFFILSYQALTLMLLYLIGFVSAVFSAYILNKILKIKSKTFFVVEMPNYKLPMFKNVALTVIEKTKSFVFGAGKIILAISIVLWFLASYGPGEEFNNAETIVKSEHASQNLNEEDLQQKIASYKLEHSFIGITGRAIEPVIRPLGYDWKIGIAIVSSFAAREVFVGTLATIYSVGSDEEETIKNRMASEVNPILGGPLFTFASGISLLLFYAFAMQCMSTLAIVKKETNSWKWPVLQLVIMTTFAYIVAFIAFQFLK, encoded by the coding sequence ATGAGTAAGCAAATAAATGTTGCCTTAATTGGTAATCCAAATACAGGGAAAACATCTGTTTTTAATGCGTTAACAGGATTAAACCAAAAAGTTGGTAATTATCCAGGTATTACGGTTGAAAAAAAAGAAGGAATATGCAAACTACCCAGAGGTGTCAAAGCACATATTATCGATTTACCTGGAACCTACAGTCTAAACGCTTCTTCTCTTGATGAAAACGTTGTTATAGAACTCCTTTTAAATAAAAATGATAAGGATTTTCCAGATATTGCAGTTGTTGTAAGTGATGTTGAGAACTTAAAACGAAATCTTTTATTATTTACTCAAATTAAAGATTTAGAAATCCCTACGCTCCTTGTCATTAATATGGCGGATAGGATGAGTTACAAAGGTATTTCATTAGATATTGATTATTTAGAAACACATCTTGAAACCAAAATTGCCTTAATAAGTACCAGAAAGAATGAAGGTATTGATAATTTAAAAAACCTCATTGCCAATTTTAAAGATCTTTCTGTAACGCCTTGCATTAATGCTTCTGAAATAGATCAGGATTATTTTGACAATTTACGCAAAGCATTTCCTAACCAACTTTTGTATAAACTTTGGTTAGTTATTACGCAAGATGTTAACTTCGGAAAAACAGATCGAAAAGAAATTGATGCTGTAGCCAATTTTAAAACTAAAAGCAAAGGAGATTTAAAACGTTTACAGCAAAAAGAAACTATTAAACGCTATCAATTTATAAACAATGTTCTTAAAAAAGGACAAACAATTGATATTACACAAGCCAAAGATTTACGAACAAAACTGGATCGTATTTTAACTCATAAAGTTTGGGGTTATGCTATTTTCTTCATCATTCTACTTGTCATTTTTCAGGCAATTTATGACTGGTCTAGTGTACCAATGGATTTTATTGATACTGTTTTTGCATCATTAAGCGAATGGATTAAGAACATCCTACCAAATGGTGCTTTCACCAATTTATTAGCAGAAGGTATTATTCCTGGTCTTGGGGGCATCGTCATCTTTATTCCACAAATTGCTTTCTTATTCTTATTTATCGCGGTGCTTGAAGAAAGTGGCTATATGAGTCGTGTCGTATTTTTAATGGATCGGGTTATGCGACGTTTTGGTTTAAGCGGTAAAAGTGTTGTTCCTTTAATTTCTGGTACTGCCTGCGCTATCCCAGCAATTATGGCGACACGAAATATTGAAAACTGGAAAGAACGCTTAATTACTATTTTAGTAACACCTTTCACAACATGCTCTGCAAGACTTCCTGTCTATTTAATAATTATATCATTAGTTATTCCAGAAGGACGATTTTTTATTTTAAGTTACCAGGCTTTAACGCTGATGCTTTTATATTTAATTGGCTTTGTATCAGCAGTCTTTTCGGCATATATTCTAAATAAAATTCTGAAAATAAAAAGCAAAACTTTTTTTGTAGTTGAAATGCCCAATTACAAACTCCCCATGTTTAAAAATGTAGCTTTAACAGTTATTGAAAAAACAAAGTCTTTTGTTTTTGGAGCAGGAAAAATCATTCTTGCCATATCCATTGTACTTTGGTTTTTGGCATCTTATGGTCCTGGAGAAGAATTTAATAATGCAGAGACAATTGTTAAATCAGAACACGCTTCTCAAAATCTCAATGAAGAAGATTTACAACAAAAAATAGCCTCATACAAACTAGAGCATTCTTTTATTGGTATTACCGGACGTGCTATTGAACCTGTTATTAGACCTCTAGGTTACGATTGGAAAATTGGTATTGCTATAGTAAGTTCTTTTGCTGCTCGCGAAGTATTTGTGGGTACATTAGCCACTATTTACAGTGTTGGAAGTGATGAAGAAGAAACCATAAAAAATAGAATGGCCAGCGAAGTTAATCCAATTTTAGGAGGCCCTTTATTCACCTTCGCATCGGGCATTTCATTACTATTATTTTATGCCTTTGCGATGCAATGCATGAGTACACTTGCTATTGTAAAAAAAGAAACCAACAGTTGGAAATGGCCTGTTTTGCAACTAGTAATTATGACTACCTTTGCTTATATCGTAGCATTTATTGCATTTCAATTTTTAAAATAA
- a CDS encoding FeoB-associated Cys-rich membrane protein — MIQNILVFTAMVLAVSFLVKKFFWKKSKPKKVCGGDDGCGCH, encoded by the coding sequence ATGATTCAAAACATATTAGTATTTACAGCAATGGTTTTAGCTGTATCGTTTTTGGTTAAAAAATTCTTTTGGAAAAAATCAAAACCGAAAAAAGTTTGCGGCGGAGACGATGGTTGTGGTTGTCATTAA
- a CDS encoding metal-dependent transcriptional regulator — MITLTEENYIKAIYHLGKYGVNNVSTNAIAKEMETKASSVTDMVKKLSEKRYVDYKKYQGVTLTEKGKEIAINIVRKHRLWEVFLVEKLNFSWDEVHEVAEQLEHIKSKKLISQLDAFLEFPTHDPHGDPIPDKMGNIKKIDKILLSEAKIGNDCICVGVQDSSSEFLKYLDKNNIALGTELKVCHREPFDNSITIKIKTKELIISNMIANNLFVKVS, encoded by the coding sequence ATGATAACCCTTACGGAAGAAAATTATATTAAAGCAATCTATCACCTGGGAAAGTATGGTGTTAATAATGTGAGCACGAATGCTATTGCTAAAGAGATGGAAACAAAAGCTTCATCTGTAACCGATATGGTTAAGAAGCTCTCCGAGAAAAGATATGTTGATTATAAAAAATATCAAGGGGTTACTTTAACTGAAAAGGGGAAAGAAATTGCTATTAATATTGTTAGAAAACATAGACTATGGGAAGTTTTTTTAGTTGAGAAACTAAATTTTTCATGGGATGAAGTTCATGAAGTAGCGGAGCAGTTAGAGCATATAAAGTCTAAAAAACTAATTAGTCAGTTAGATGCATTTTTAGAATTTCCTACCCATGATCCACACGGTGATCCTATTCCAGATAAAATGGGTAATATTAAAAAAATTGATAAAATTCTACTTTCTGAAGCTAAAATAGGAAATGATTGTATCTGTGTTGGTGTTCAGGATTCTTCGTCAGAATTTTTAAAATATCTGGATAAAAATAATATAGCTCTAGGTACAGAGTTAAAGGTTTGTCACCGAGAACCTTTTGATAATTCCATTACCATAAAAATAAAAACGAAAGAGTTGATAATATCTAATATGATTGCCAATAACCTATTTGTAAAGGTTTCTTAA
- a CDS encoding TonB-dependent receptor produces MRHLIILLTSVLSFTVNAQSITGKTESDGSSLPYVNIYLKSEKKGAVSNEDGSFKINNVKAGTYTIIASFTGYQTQRKTITMSSDDVVINFDLPESELLEEVVVTGTLKPVSRIDSPVPVEVYTPTFFKKNPTPSIFEALQNVNGVRPQLNCGLCNTGDIHINGLEGPYTLVLIDGMPIVSGLSTVYGLSGIPNSLVERVEIVKGPASSLYGSEAVAGLVNVITKKPGNTPLFSADAFGSSWGEFNFDLGGKFKLGSASSLLGVNYFNYNQRIDNNNDGYTDLTLQDRISVFNKWSFERKSGKAFSIAGRFFYEDRWGGENNWNPNFRGGDEIYGESIYTTRGELFGLYELPTTEDIDFTFSATTHDQNSFYGNTSYNAQQHIVFGQTTWNRILGKHDLLVGVAGRYNFYDDNTPATRSQNNDTNKPDEIIIPSVFLQNQWKFAPKHELLAGLRYDYDNRHGNIITPRLAYKFAPTENDAIRFNMGTGFRVVNLFTEDHAALTGSREIIIEENLEPEKSVNFNINYLMKRYLFSGTFFTLETSAWYTYFSNRINPDYDTNVNQIRYANSDGNAISQGVSLQADINFGFGLKAMVGASLQEVANIENGEKTRQPLTEGFNANWGLSYKINQANLLIDFTGNLYGPMRLATQEFTNEAGIFIDDPRDKKSPYWSIMNIQLTYDGFKNLEIYGGVKNLLDWTPAKNNPFVISRGNDPFEKTIQNPQQDLNFDTTYVYTSLQGIRSFLGIRYNLF; encoded by the coding sequence ATGAGACATCTAATAATACTCCTTACAAGTGTATTATCTTTTACAGTAAATGCACAAAGCATAACGGGCAAAACAGAATCGGATGGGAGCTCTTTACCTTATGTGAATATTTATTTAAAAAGTGAAAAAAAAGGAGCAGTATCTAATGAAGATGGTTCATTTAAAATAAACAATGTAAAAGCTGGAACATATACTATTATTGCTTCATTCACCGGGTATCAAACTCAGAGAAAAACAATCACCATGTCTTCAGACGATGTCGTTATAAATTTTGATTTGCCCGAATCCGAATTACTGGAAGAAGTCGTAGTTACTGGAACTCTAAAACCAGTTTCGAGAATTGACAGCCCCGTTCCTGTTGAAGTTTACACACCTACATTTTTCAAAAAAAACCCTACACCTAGCATTTTTGAAGCTTTGCAAAATGTTAACGGTGTACGCCCTCAGTTAAATTGTGGTTTGTGCAACACAGGTGATATTCATATTAATGGGCTAGAAGGACCTTATACACTAGTGTTAATTGACGGTATGCCTATAGTAAGTGGTCTTTCTACTGTTTACGGATTATCAGGTATTCCAAATAGTTTAGTAGAGCGTGTTGAAATTGTAAAAGGTCCTGCATCATCACTTTACGGGAGTGAAGCTGTGGCTGGTTTAGTCAATGTAATTACTAAAAAACCTGGAAATACACCTCTATTTAGTGCTGATGCCTTCGGGTCATCTTGGGGTGAATTTAATTTTGACCTTGGCGGGAAATTTAAATTAGGTAGTGCCTCTTCTTTATTGGGAGTTAATTACTTTAACTACAATCAGCGTATAGACAATAACAATGATGGTTATACAGATTTAACACTTCAAGACAGAATTTCGGTATTTAACAAATGGAGTTTTGAACGTAAAAGCGGTAAAGCATTTTCAATAGCAGGGCGTTTCTTTTATGAAGACAGATGGGGTGGCGAAAACAATTGGAATCCAAATTTTAGAGGAGGAGATGAGATCTATGGAGAAAGCATCTACACTACACGAGGCGAATTGTTTGGTCTTTATGAATTACCAACCACAGAAGATATAGATTTTACATTTTCTGCAACCACACACGACCAAAATTCGTTTTACGGTAATACATCATACAACGCACAACAGCATATTGTATTTGGACAAACCACTTGGAATCGTATCCTTGGAAAACATGACTTATTGGTTGGTGTTGCTGGGCGTTATAATTTTTATGATGATAATACTCCAGCCACCAGAAGTCAAAACAATGATACAAATAAGCCTGATGAAATAATTATTCCTAGTGTTTTTCTACAAAACCAATGGAAATTTGCACCAAAACACGAATTATTAGCTGGACTTCGCTATGATTATGATAACAGACATGGTAACATTATCACACCTCGATTAGCTTATAAATTTGCACCAACCGAAAACGATGCTATTCGTTTTAACATGGGAACAGGTTTTAGAGTTGTTAATTTATTTACAGAAGACCATGCTGCTCTAACAGGTTCAAGAGAGATTATTATTGAAGAAAATTTAGAGCCTGAAAAATCCGTTAATTTCAATATTAATTATTTAATGAAGCGTTACTTATTTTCTGGTACATTTTTCACTTTAGAAACCTCGGCTTGGTATACCTATTTTTCAAACAGAATTAATCCAGATTATGACACTAATGTAAACCAAATTAGATACGCTAATTCTGATGGTAATGCTATTTCTCAAGGAGTTAGTTTGCAAGCTGATATAAATTTTGGGTTTGGGTTAAAAGCCATGGTTGGAGCATCTTTACAAGAGGTCGCTAATATTGAAAATGGCGAAAAAACAAGACAACCATTAACTGAAGGGTTTAATGCTAACTGGGGCTTGAGCTACAAAATAAATCAAGCGAACTTGTTGATAGATTTTACAGGAAATCTGTATGGCCCAATGCGACTAGCCACTCAAGAATTCACTAACGAAGCTGGTATTTTTATTGATGATCCAAGAGACAAAAAATCTCCTTATTGGTCTATAATGAATATTCAGTTAACTTACGACGGTTTTAAAAATCTTGAAATTTACGGAGGTGTTAAAAATTTATTAGATTGGACACCTGCAAAAAATAATCCTTTTGTAATTTCACGAGGCAACGATCCTTTTGAAAAAACTATTCAAAACCCTCAACAAGATCTGAACTTTGATACTACTTACGTGTACACGTCATTACAAGGTATTCGTAGCTTTTTAGGAATTCGTTATAATTTATTTTAA
- a CDS encoding thioredoxin family protein yields the protein MKYLLYILLFTSQCGWSQLKNYTFKDLSRLKEERPIVIFLHTDWCKYCKVMKNTTFKNEKIIEKLNERFYFISFNAEQKTSVTFQNHTFKYKSTGKKTGIHELAEALGTFESKISYPTTVVLNNKKEIVFQYPYLLKPKEFLKVLNKIE from the coding sequence TTGAAATACTTACTTTACATATTACTATTTACTTCGCAATGTGGCTGGAGCCAACTTAAAAACTATACTTTTAAAGACCTTTCTCGTTTAAAAGAAGAACGTCCTATAGTTATATTTTTGCACACAGATTGGTGCAAGTATTGTAAAGTGATGAAAAACACCACTTTTAAAAATGAAAAAATCATAGAAAAGTTAAATGAAAGGTTTTATTTTATTTCTTTTAATGCAGAACAAAAAACCTCAGTAACTTTTCAAAATCATACATTTAAATATAAAAGTACAGGTAAAAAAACGGGGATTCATGAACTAGCAGAAGCTTTAGGTACTTTTGAGTCTAAAATATCTTATCCTACAACGGTAGTGTTAAACAACAAGAAAGAAATTGTGTTTCAGTATCCCTACTTACTCAAACCAAAAGAGTTTTTAAAGGTTCTCAATAAAATTGAATGA
- a CDS encoding metal ABC transporter solute-binding protein, Zn/Mn family, whose amino-acid sequence MKKTVLLLLLIALFFNCKNEKKTNDKLNIVTTTSMITDLVTNIGGDHIHIQGLMGSGVDPHLYKASEGDVTKLANADIIFYNGLHLEGKLVEVFEKMKNKKTIAVSDALDKSTLIGSEYFASNYDPHIWFNVDYWIQATQFIVKKLSETVPEQKAAFETNGANYIKQLEALKTKLTSIIETLPEEKRILVTAHDAFNYFGKSFKFEVVGLQGLSTATEAGVQDVQKLSAYIIEKNVKAVFVESSVPKRTIEALQAAVNSKGHQVTIGGSLYSDALGNADSIEGTYIGMFEYNVNTIVNALK is encoded by the coding sequence ATGAAAAAAACAGTATTACTTCTATTATTAATAGCATTATTTTTCAACTGCAAAAACGAAAAAAAGACTAATGACAAACTAAATATAGTAACCACCACTTCTATGATTACTGATTTAGTAACTAACATTGGTGGCGATCACATCCATATTCAAGGACTAATGGGAAGTGGTGTTGATCCGCATTTATATAAAGCCAGTGAAGGTGATGTTACTAAATTAGCAAATGCTGATATTATTTTCTACAACGGACTACATCTTGAAGGCAAGCTTGTTGAAGTTTTCGAAAAAATGAAAAACAAAAAAACTATTGCCGTTTCTGATGCCTTAGATAAAAGTACACTTATTGGTTCGGAATACTTCGCATCCAATTACGATCCGCATATTTGGTTTAATGTAGATTATTGGATACAAGCTACCCAATTTATAGTCAAAAAACTTTCAGAGACAGTTCCAGAACAAAAAGCAGCATTCGAAACTAATGGAGCAAATTATATTAAACAATTAGAAGCATTAAAAACCAAATTAACGTCTATCATTGAAACCCTTCCTGAAGAAAAACGTATTTTGGTAACAGCCCATGATGCTTTTAATTATTTTGGAAAATCATTCAAGTTTGAAGTAGTCGGTTTACAAGGACTATCAACGGCTACTGAAGCTGGTGTTCAAGATGTTCAAAAGCTATCAGCTTATATCATAGAAAAAAATGTAAAAGCTGTTTTTGTAGAAAGCTCTGTACCCAAACGTACTATAGAAGCCTTGCAAGCCGCTGTAAATTCTAAAGGACATCAGGTTACTATTGGCGGTTCTTTATACTCGGATGCACTTGGAAATGCGGACTCTATTGAAGGCACATACATTGGTATGTTTGAATATAATGTAAACACCATAGTAAATGCATTAAAATAA
- a CDS encoding metal ABC transporter ATP-binding protein: MDEDKKVKETPTSARRIAVKVDDLTVAYNYKPVLWDIDLEIPEGVLMAIVGPNGAGKSTLIKSILGILNPIAGSVSIYGKSYEKQRALVAYVPQKGSVDWDFPTTALDVVMMGTYGSLGWIKRPGQKEKKKALEALEKVGMLPFKNRQISQLSGGQQQRIFLARALVQDASIYFMDEPFQGVDATTEIAIINILKELRKANKTVIVVHHDLQTVPEYFDWVTFLNVKKIATGPVKDIFNDDNLTKTYGINYKVSIQE, encoded by the coding sequence ATGGACGAAGATAAAAAGGTTAAAGAAACTCCTACCTCAGCAAGAAGAATCGCTGTTAAAGTAGACGATTTAACCGTAGCCTATAACTACAAACCTGTACTTTGGGATATCGACTTAGAAATACCAGAGGGCGTTCTTATGGCCATTGTTGGACCAAATGGAGCAGGCAAATCAACACTCATAAAATCAATTCTTGGTATTTTAAACCCTATTGCTGGTAGTGTTAGTATCTATGGAAAATCTTATGAAAAACAACGCGCATTAGTTGCTTATGTCCCACAAAAGGGAAGTGTAGATTGGGATTTCCCAACAACTGCTTTAGATGTTGTAATGATGGGTACATACGGTAGTCTGGGCTGGATAAAACGTCCCGGACAAAAAGAAAAAAAGAAAGCTTTGGAAGCCTTGGAAAAAGTAGGTATGCTGCCTTTTAAAAACAGACAAATAAGTCAACTTTCTGGCGGACAACAACAACGTATTTTTCTGGCTAGAGCCTTGGTACAAGATGCTTCTATCTATTTTATGGACGAACCCTTCCAAGGGGTTGATGCGACTACCGAAATTGCCATCATTAATATTTTAAAAGAATTAAGAAAAGCCAATAAAACGGTTATAGTAGTGCATCATGATTTGCAAACAGTTCCAGAATATTTTGATTGGGTTACTTTTTTAAATGTAAAGAAAATTGCTACTGGTCCTGTTAAAGACATCTTTAATGATGATAATTTAACTAAAACCTATGGTATTAATTATAAAGTGAGTATACAGGAATGA
- a CDS encoding metal ABC transporter permease: protein MDITEYIKLVFTDYTLRTITLGTAILGAVTGMLGSFAVLRKQSLLGDAISHAALPGIAIAFLITGAKDSNMLLLGALISGLIGTFWIRGIISKTHLKSDTALGLILSLFFGFGMLLLTFIQKQPNANQAGLDKYLFGQAATLVESDVWLMSIVTGACLLVLLLFWKEFKILLFDADYTKTLGFNIKFIDILITTFIVLAIVLGLQTVGVVLMSAMLLAPAAAARQWTNSLGVMVFLAAIFGAFSGVFGTAISASQNNLSTGPVIVIVAGVFVLVSFIFSPSRGLLFKQIRFIKNRRDLQLHKTLSFMYHIAETHENISHPHAIKILNNFQGYTKGTLQKLVRKNYVKIDGSMWSLTSEGFKTASNLYNQQNENNE, encoded by the coding sequence ATGGATATAACAGAATATATAAAGCTTGTCTTCACAGACTATACGTTAAGGACCATCACACTGGGGACTGCCATTCTAGGAGCAGTAACTGGTATGCTAGGAAGCTTTGCTGTATTACGAAAACAAAGTTTGTTGGGTGATGCCATATCTCATGCTGCACTTCCAGGGATAGCCATTGCATTTTTAATTACAGGGGCAAAAGATAGTAACATGTTACTATTAGGGGCTTTAATAAGTGGTCTCATTGGCACGTTTTGGATTCGTGGCATTATTAGCAAAACACATTTAAAATCAGATACCGCTTTGGGGCTCATTTTGTCTTTGTTTTTTGGTTTCGGAATGCTTCTCTTAACCTTTATTCAAAAACAACCCAATGCAAATCAAGCGGGTTTAGATAAATATTTGTTCGGACAAGCAGCTACTTTGGTGGAAAGCGATGTTTGGCTCATGAGTATTGTAACTGGCGCTTGTCTTTTAGTTTTATTACTTTTTTGGAAAGAATTCAAAATCCTTCTTTTTGATGCCGATTATACAAAGACACTAGGTTTTAATATAAAATTCATCGATATTTTAATCACTACATTTATTGTATTAGCTATTGTACTAGGGTTACAAACGGTTGGTGTTGTACTTATGAGCGCTATGCTATTAGCTCCTGCCGCCGCTGCAAGACAATGGACCAATAGTTTAGGGGTTATGGTGTTTCTAGCTGCTATTTTTGGAGCATTTTCAGGTGTTTTTGGAACAGCCATTAGTGCCAGTCAAAATAATTTGTCAACAGGCCCCGTAATTGTTATTGTTGCTGGTGTATTCGTTCTAGTTTCTTTTATATTTTCACCTAGTCGGGGATTACTTTTCAAACAAATACGATTCATCAAAAATCGCCGTGATTTACAGCTACATAAAACATTGTCGTTTATGTATCATATTGCTGAAACACATGAAAATATCTCGCATCCTCATGCCATTAAAATCTTGAATAATTTTCAAGGATATACAAAAGGAACGCTTCAAAAATTAGTTCGGAAAAATTACGTAAAAATTGATGGTAGTATGTGGAGTTTAACATCAGAAGGGTTTAAAACAGCCTCTAATTTATACAACCAACAAAACGAAAATAATGAGTAG
- a CDS encoding metal ABC transporter permease — translation MSSAQIEIQLIASLVAIACAIPGTFLVLRKMAMISDAISHSILPGIVIGFFITQDLNSPLLIFLAAITGIITVVLVEYIQKTGLVKEDTAIGLVFPILFSIGVILIAKNANDVHLDVDAVLLGELAFAPFDRLFIAGVDVGPKSLWIISCILLITIGLLFAFFKELKISTFDAGLAASLGFSPAVIHYGLMTVSSVTTVGAFDAVGAILVVALMIAPAAAAYLLTTNLKRMLVYAICFGVFSAISGYWLAHWLDASIAGSITTMLGLLFLIVYLFAPSKGVIAVLYREKQQRTEVSLLTFLLHLRNHSEEVERHVNHLNEHINWQKVRSKTVLELALKNNMIVIDNHIVSLTEKGKDFTSQALDYIITNEDSKIEHMKDDFFLFRG, via the coding sequence ATGAGTAGTGCTCAAATAGAAATACAGCTCATTGCCAGTTTGGTTGCTATTGCTTGTGCGATACCTGGAACATTTTTAGTGCTTCGTAAAATGGCCATGATTAGTGACGCTATTAGCCATTCTATCCTGCCTGGAATTGTTATTGGGTTTTTCATCACCCAAGATTTAAACTCACCGTTACTAATTTTTTTAGCAGCAATAACAGGAATTATTACAGTGGTTTTGGTAGAGTACATTCAAAAAACAGGCTTGGTAAAAGAAGATACTGCTATTGGATTAGTCTTTCCCATATTGTTTAGTATAGGCGTTATTTTAATTGCTAAAAATGCTAACGATGTTCATCTGGATGTAGATGCTGTTTTATTAGGTGAATTGGCCTTTGCTCCTTTTGATAGGTTATTCATTGCTGGTGTAGATGTTGGCCCTAAATCATTATGGATTATTAGCTGCATTTTACTAATTACCATTGGACTACTATTTGCATTTTTTAAAGAACTAAAAATAAGCACATTTGATGCTGGTTTAGCAGCCTCTTTAGGCTTCTCACCTGCTGTTATTCATTACGGTCTTATGACGGTTTCTTCAGTCACAACTGTTGGTGCTTTTGATGCCGTCGGAGCCATTCTAGTCGTCGCTTTAATGATTGCTCCAGCTGCTGCCGCTTACTTGCTTACCACCAATTTAAAACGTATGCTTGTTTACGCTATTTGTTTTGGAGTATTTAGCGCTATTTCCGGTTATTGGTTAGCACATTGGTTAGATGCTTCTATTGCTGGTTCTATTACAACCATGTTAGGTTTACTTTTTTTGATAGTTTATTTATTTGCTCCCAGCAAAGGCGTCATTGCTGTACTTTACAGAGAAAAACAGCAACGTACTGAAGTTTCTTTACTTACCTTTTTACTGCATTTAAGGAATCATAGCGAAGAAGTAGAACGCCATGTTAATCATCTTAATGAGCATATTAACTGGCAAAAAGTACGGAGTAAAACGGTGTTAGAATTAGCTCTTAAAAACAACATGATTGTTATTGATAATCATATTGTGTCGTTAACGGAAAAAGGTAAGGATTTCACTTCTCAAGCTCTTGATTATATTATAACCAACGAAGATTCTAAAATTGAACATATGAAAGATGACTTCTTTTTGTTTAGGGGGTAG
- a CDS encoding YraN family protein: protein MAKHNELGKKGEQLAIDFLLKNGYNILERNYRFDKAEVDIIAQQNDTLAIIEVKTRSTTDFGNPQDFVKPKQIQRLVKAVDHYVNANGLDVEVRFDIIAIVKAGKGFNIEHLEDAFYHF from the coding sequence ATGGCAAAACACAACGAATTAGGAAAAAAGGGAGAACAATTAGCTATTGATTTTTTATTGAAAAACGGTTATAACATTCTTGAACGTAACTACCGTTTCGATAAAGCCGAAGTTGATATTATAGCTCAACAAAATGATACGCTAGCCATTATTGAAGTTAAAACACGCTCAACAACCGATTTTGGGAACCCTCAGGATTTTGTTAAACCAAAACAAATTCAGCGGTTAGTAAAAGCAGTTGATCATTACGTAAACGCAAATGGTTTAGATGTTGAAGTGCGTTTTGATATTATTGCTATTGTGAAAGCGGGAAAAGGTTTCAATATTGAGCATTTAGAAGATGCTTTTTATCATTTTTGA